The following are encoded together in the Brassica napus cultivar Da-Ae chromosome A9, Da-Ae, whole genome shotgun sequence genome:
- the LOC106422358 gene encoding GDSL esterase/lipase At5g08460-like — protein MSIKLLVLVFSALIISTRPKLIADHHFSSRISPFASQSHPIPPFIPPFPPFKAQSPAIQSSFPRVPALFVFGDSSVDCGTNNFLGTLARADRLPYGRDFDTHQPTGRFSNGRIPVDFLANRLGLPFVPSYLGQSGTVKDMFQGVNYASAGAGIILSSGSELGQRVSFAMQVEQFVDTFQQMILSIGEEASDRLVSNSVFYISIGVNDYIHFYIRNISSVQSLYSPWLFNQFLASNMRQELKTLYNVKVRRMVVMGLPPIGCAPYYLWKYRSKNGECAEDVNSMIMESNFVMRYTVEQLNRELPGASVIYCDVFQSAMDILKNHQLYGFNETTEACCGLGRYKGWLPCIAPEMACSDAAGHLWWDQFHPTDAVNAILADNVWNGRHVDMCYPTNLEAMLHA, from the exons ATGTCGATCAAACTCCTCGTTCTTGTTTTCTCTGCTCTGATAATCTCCACAAGACCCAAACTGATCGCCGATCATCACTTCTCTTCAAGAATCTCTCCGTTTGCTTCACAATCTCATCCGATTCCGCCGTTTATACCTCCGTTTCCGCCGTTCAAGGCCCAGTCTCCGGCGATCCAGTCGTCTTTCCCTCGTGTACCGGCGTTGTTCGTGTTCGGAGATTCCTCTGTAGATTGTGGAACCAATAACTTTCTTGGGACCTTGGCGAGAGCAGATCGGCTTCCGTACGGTAGGGATTTCGATACGCACCAGCCAACGGGAAGGTTCAGCAACGGAAGGATCCCCGTTGATTTTCTAG CTAATCGTCTAGGCTTACCATTCGTTCCTAGCTATCTTGGACAATCTGGGACTGTGAAGGACATGTTTCAAGGCGTCAACTATGCATCAGCCGGTGCAGGGATCATCTTGTCTAGTGGATCCGAATTA GGCCAGCGGGTTTCGTTTGCAATGCAGGTTGAGCAGTTTGTGGATACCTTCCAGCAGATGATACTGAGCATTGGGGAGGAAGCTTCAGATCGTCTTGTCTCCAACTCGGTCTTCTACATATCGATTGGAGTCAATGATTACATACATTTCTACATCAGAAACATCTCCAGTGTTCAGAGTCTCTATTCTCCATGGCTTTTTAATCAGTTCTTGGCTTCCAATATGAGACAGGAACTCAAG ACCTTGTACAATGTCAAAGTGAGGAGGATGGTGGTGATGGGGTTGCCACCCATTGGCTGTGCACCGTACTACCTCTGGAAATACAGGAGCAAGAACGGGGAATGTGCAGAAGACGTGAACAGTATGATCATGGAATCCAACTTCGTCATGAGGTACACTGTAGAGCAGCTTAACCGTGAGCTTCCAGGCGCATCCGTTATATACTGCGATGTCTTCCAAAGCGCAATGGACATCCTCAAGAACCACCAGCTCTACG GTTTTAATGAGACGACGGAGGCGTGTTGTGGGCTAGGGAGGTACAAGGGATGGCTTCCGTGCATCGCGCCGGAGATGGCTTGCTCTGACGCCGCCGGACATCTTTGGTGGGACCAGTTTCATCCTACAGACGCCGTGAACGCCATCCTCGCCGACAATGTATGGAATGGTCGCCATGTGGACATGTGTTACCCAACTAACCTAGAGGCGATGCTTCATGCTTAG
- the LOC106422278 gene encoding LOW QUALITY PROTEIN: F-box protein SKIP8 (The sequence of the model RefSeq protein was modified relative to this genomic sequence to represent the inferred CDS: inserted 2 bases in 2 codons): MGSVTELETPKTHSLLFLXVSPIQLLGFRQKKXNQSLHKTLIRSPRLSQKINLEKPMPSTSLANGSVNGNAGDRPPDVVADDKPGVSMMEQLVPEITTHALSYLDYPSLCRLSMTNSLMRKAANDDNAWKALFHKDFTLEQDGITPVNGWKAYYATTRAIISVNTGFFDIIRERSLPDMAQLWLNSDYVKCIHASGELFSGYSEVMQSWQLCFNWEQGFDFQVHNVRTRILTDMAWVTMKAYLNVDAGPFLITNVFEHHNGRWHMVHHHSSVMLIDGVNQQVVVH; the protein is encoded by the exons ATGGGGTCAGTTACGGAGTTGGAGACCCCCAAAACGCACTCTCTCCTCTTCC TCGTCTCGCCAATTCAACTTTTAGGGTTTCGGCAGAAGA GCAATCAATCGCtccataaaaccctaatccggTCACCTCGTCTAAG TCAGAAAATAAATCTGGAGAAACCGATGCCGTCGACGTCGCTGGCCAACGGTAGTGTCAACGGAAACGCAGGAGACAGACCACCGGATGTTGTGGCCGATGATAAGCCGGGAGTGTCGATGATGGAGCAGTTGGTTCCGGAGATTACAACCCACGCGCTCAGCTACTTGGATTATCCAAGTCTTTGCCGCTTGTCCATGACCAATTCCTTGATGAGGAAGGCTGCTAACGACGACAATGCTTGGAAGGCCCTTTTTCACAAG GATTTTACTCTGGAACAAGATGGTATAACCCCGGTCAACGGGTGGAAAGCTTACTATGCTACAACTAGAGCAATCATTAGTGTGAATACTGGATTCTTCGACATCATCAGAGAGAGGTCTCTTCCAGATATGGCTCAGTTGTGGCTCAACTCCGACTATGTCAAGTGCATCCATGCCTCTGGCGAACTTTTCTCTGG CTACAGTGAAGTGATGCAAAGCTGGCAACTTTGTTTCAACTGGGAACAAGGGTTTGACTTTCAGGTCCACAACGTTCGCACTCGGATACTAACCGACATGGCTTGGGTCACAATGAAAGCGTACCTGAACGTGGACGCTGGTCCGTTTCTCATCACCAATGTGTTTGAGCACCACAATGGGAGGTGGCACATGGTTCATCATCACAGCTCTGTGATGCTCATCGATGGCGTCAATCAACAGGTTGTTGTTCACTGA